In a single window of the Acetomicrobium sp. S15 = DSM 107314 genome:
- a CDS encoding MOSC domain-containing protein: protein MSTGVVWAVCISKEKGTKKQDVGEALLLEGLGLRGDAHAGFMHRQVSLLSLEDIEGMRDRIPNVGPGAFAENLTLKGFDVSCLAVGDRLAVGDAILEVTQIGKNCHGECEIYRLAGECIMPKKGTFCSVIKSGTVRKGDPVRKLADVSM from the coding sequence ATGAGCACAGGGGTAGTCTGGGCTGTTTGTATCTCTAAGGAAAAAGGCACAAAAAAACAGGACGTCGGTGAGGCATTGCTTTTGGAAGGCCTCGGCCTTCGCGGTGATGCCCATGCCGGTTTTATGCACAGACAGGTCAGCCTTTTGTCCCTTGAAGACATAGAGGGAATGCGCGATAGGATTCCCAATGTGGGCCCCGGTGCCTTTGCCGAAAACCTCACGTTAAAAGGTTTCGATGTGAGTTGTTTGGCGGTGGGAGATCGCTTGGCGGTAGGGGACGCGATCTTAGAGGTTACTCAGATAGGCAAGAACTGCCATGGTGAGTGCGAAATTTACAGGCTCGCCGGAGAGTGTATAATGCCAAAGAAGGGCACATTTTGCTCCGTCATAAAGAGCGGTACCGTGCGCAAAGGCGATCCGGTGCGAAAGCTCGCCGACGTTTCCATGTAA
- the nifS gene encoding cysteine desulfurase NifS — MNRSVYLDHSATTPVDCRVLEAMIPYFSQDFGNPNSLHAWGRKARQAVDEARDKVAGLINADPAEIIFTGGGSEADNLAIKGAAFALKGKGRHVITSATEHHAVLHTCEWLGKEGFEATVLPVDGEGFVKIDELERAIRPDTVLVTIHFANNEIGTVQPIDEIGALCRARGVLFHTDAVQAAGHIPIDTKTLPIDLMTMAAHKMYGPKGVGALYVRKGVKIEPLIHGGGQERGLRSGTENTAGMVGFGEAAALAMERLQKGEVDNERRLRDRLIDGVLERIDDVLLTGHRTKRLPFHASFCFRYIEGESLLLRLDALGIGASSGSACTSGSLEPSHVLLAIGLPHEVAHGSLRLSLGKDTSDEDIDYVLENLPKVVESLRAMSPYGKKEVARHV; from the coding sequence ATGAACCGTTCAGTGTATCTCGATCATTCAGCTACCACGCCAGTAGATTGCCGTGTTCTGGAAGCGATGATCCCCTATTTTTCTCAAGACTTCGGCAATCCGAACAGCCTTCACGCGTGGGGTAGGAAGGCGCGCCAGGCTGTAGATGAAGCGCGCGATAAAGTGGCTGGGCTCATAAATGCCGACCCCGCAGAGATAATCTTCACCGGGGGCGGGAGCGAGGCCGATAACCTCGCTATAAAAGGTGCCGCCTTCGCGTTAAAAGGGAAGGGGCGTCACGTCATAACGTCGGCTACGGAGCATCACGCCGTCCTCCATACGTGCGAGTGGCTCGGCAAGGAGGGCTTCGAGGCCACTGTTCTGCCCGTCGACGGCGAAGGTTTCGTCAAGATTGACGAACTCGAGCGCGCTATTCGCCCCGATACGGTTCTGGTCACGATCCACTTCGCCAATAACGAGATCGGGACGGTCCAGCCAATAGATGAAATAGGCGCCCTTTGCCGCGCACGCGGCGTGCTCTTTCACACCGACGCCGTGCAGGCGGCAGGGCATATCCCCATAGATACGAAAACTTTGCCCATCGACTTGATGACAATGGCGGCTCACAAGATGTACGGGCCCAAGGGTGTGGGGGCTTTATATGTGAGAAAAGGGGTAAAGATCGAACCCTTGATCCACGGCGGCGGCCAGGAGCGGGGGCTTCGCTCCGGAACAGAAAATACCGCTGGCATGGTTGGGTTTGGTGAGGCAGCTGCCCTTGCGATGGAGAGATTGCAGAAGGGCGAAGTCGACAACGAGAGGCGCCTGCGCGATCGTCTGATAGATGGGGTCCTCGAGCGCATAGACGACGTGCTTTTGACAGGGCACCGCACCAAGCGGCTTCCCTTTCACGCCAGTTTCTGTTTCCGATACATCGAAGGAGAATCTCTCCTATTGCGGCTTGACGCCCTCGGGATAGGCGCGAGCAGCGGCTCGGCGTGCACGTCGGGCAGCTTAGAACCGAGTCACGTGCTCTTGGCCATAGGGTTGCCTCATGAAGTTGCCCATGGCTCTCTCAGGCTTTCCCTCGGGAAAGATACGAGCGATGAGGATATAGACTATGTCTTGGAAAATCTTCCAAAAGTGGTAGAGTCGCTGAGGGCGATGTCTCCTTATGGCAAAAAGGAGGTAGCGAGGCATGTATAG
- a CDS encoding type II secretion system protein produces MADLKVVLPIFWDIGRKSPLSVGRCGRHSGFTLVELLVVFAVVGILAATLTLSFRPSKDAVAIAEAERAKRWLERVFYVAVKEGRFFELKYSTIPSNWITVHWFDTNEDETFESGGRCYFKADGGSYKSSYSPVWHTLTPAVTLKITADGQNKARALKYLVISGKCLITLRDNS; encoded by the coding sequence ATGGCCGACTTAAAGGTGGTGTTGCCGATCTTTTGGGACATCGGACGTAAATCGCCCCTCTCGGTTGGGCGCTGTGGCCGACATTCCGGGTTTACGTTGGTCGAGTTGTTGGTCGTCTTTGCGGTGGTAGGCATTTTGGCGGCAACCCTGACTTTATCTTTTAGGCCGTCTAAGGATGCAGTGGCCATTGCCGAGGCCGAAAGAGCTAAGCGCTGGTTAGAGCGTGTTTTTTATGTGGCTGTGAAGGAGGGAAGATTTTTCGAGCTGAAGTATTCCACAATACCTTCGAATTGGATCACTGTTCACTGGTTCGACACGAACGAGGACGAGACGTTTGAAAGCGGCGGCAGATGTTATTTCAAAGCAGACGGAGGTTCGTATAAGTCGAGTTATTCCCCTGTATGGCATACGTTGACGCCGGCTGTGACGTTGAAAATCACGGCAGACGGGCAGAACAAGGCAAGGGCTCTCAAATATCTGGTCATTTCCGGTAAGTGCCTCATCACGCTGAGGGACAATTCGTAA
- the nifU gene encoding Fe-S cluster assembly scaffold protein NifU has protein sequence MYSEKVVELFMNPKNVGRIEDADGVGTVGNPVCGDVMKIYLKVENGRIVDVKFETFGCAAAIATSSMVTEMVKGKTLEEALKVSNKDVAQALGGLPPHKLHCSLLAEEGIKAAIEDYLSKSKADRAGVDNKKESEVTV, from the coding sequence ATGTATAGCGAGAAAGTGGTAGAGCTTTTTATGAATCCGAAGAACGTCGGGCGCATAGAGGACGCCGATGGTGTAGGCACGGTAGGCAATCCGGTCTGCGGCGACGTCATGAAGATATATTTGAAGGTAGAAAACGGCCGTATTGTGGACGTTAAATTCGAGACCTTCGGTTGCGCCGCGGCGATCGCCACGAGCTCCATGGTTACGGAGATGGTCAAGGGCAAGACGCTCGAGGAGGCCCTTAAGGTCAGCAATAAGGATGTGGCTCAAGCGCTCGGAGGGCTCCCTCCTCATAAGCTCCATTGTTCCTTGCTCGCCGAAGAGGGAATAAAGGCGGCCATAGAGGATTACCTATCGAAGTCGAAAGCTGATAGAGCCGGCGTCGATAACAAAAAAGAGAGCGAAGTGACGGTATGA
- the lepB gene encoding signal peptidase I, protein MAAKPWWRETLETVVWALVLALILRAFVVQAFWIPSGSMIPTLLPGDRVLVAKFWYHFTDPKRGQIVVFRYPVDPRRDFVKRVIGLPGETVEIRDGQVYINEEPIVEPYVQNRDFYNMSPVKVPPGEYFMMGDNRPNSQDSRFWGFVPKGFLRGPVLFRYWPPSRIGAVD, encoded by the coding sequence ATGGCAGCGAAGCCGTGGTGGCGCGAGACGCTTGAGACCGTGGTTTGGGCACTGGTCCTTGCGTTGATATTGAGGGCTTTTGTGGTCCAAGCCTTTTGGATACCCAGCGGCTCTATGATCCCGACGCTGCTTCCGGGAGATCGCGTCCTGGTTGCAAAGTTTTGGTATCACTTCACTGATCCCAAGCGGGGTCAGATTGTGGTTTTCAGGTATCCCGTGGATCCGAGGAGGGACTTCGTCAAGCGCGTAATCGGGCTACCAGGGGAGACGGTGGAGATCAGAGACGGGCAAGTTTATATAAACGAAGAGCCGATCGTCGAACCGTATGTGCAGAATCGCGATTTCTATAACATGAGTCCCGTCAAGGTGCCGCCCGGAGAGTATTTTATGATGGGCGATAATCGCCCTAATTCTCAGGACAGCCGCTTTTGGGGTTTTGTCCCGAAGGGTTTTCTGAGAGGCCCTGTCTTGTTTAGATACTGGCCGCCGAGCCGGATAGGAGCTGTAGATTGA
- a CDS encoding acyl-CoA thioesterase, whose protein sequence is MAPVVESRLRVRYGETDNMGVVYYANYLTYFEVGRTDYCRAMGIPYSKWEATGVYMPVVEVRCRYKHSARYDDELLVRTSVSALTPYSMSFSYSILKIPEERLLVHGYTRHGFCDSRGRLIREPQPFYGMLLELCEDGRLKGGVADLLGHRT, encoded by the coding sequence ATGGCTCCCGTGGTGGAATCGCGCCTGAGAGTGCGATATGGCGAGACCGACAACATGGGGGTGGTCTATTACGCCAACTATCTTACTTACTTCGAAGTCGGGCGCACTGACTACTGTAGGGCTATGGGTATCCCCTATTCGAAGTGGGAAGCGACGGGTGTATACATGCCCGTTGTGGAGGTCCGCTGTCGCTACAAGCATTCCGCTCGATATGACGATGAGCTTTTGGTGCGCACGAGCGTAAGCGCTCTAACCCCCTATTCTATGTCATTTTCTTATAGCATATTAAAGATTCCCGAAGAACGTCTCCTGGTTCACGGCTATACGCGCCATGGTTTCTGCGATAGCCGCGGGCGGCTGATAAGGGAGCCGCAACCGTTTTACGGCATGCTCTTAGAGCTTTGCGAGGATGGCCGACTTAAAGGTGGTGTTGCCGATCTTTTGGGACATCGGACGTAA
- a CDS encoding YlqF/YawG family GTPase has product MGRTVWFPGHMAKGRRELEEIVPLVDLVIEVRDARAPLSTAAPFAEDLTGKRTRLIVLSHKDLADPKCTDLWLAHFKRLGVSAVALNLRGNIASLRASLLRHKPSFRELRLAVIGIPNVGKSTLLNALVRRKKAEVGLLPGVTRRVSWYRGEGFLVLDSPGILDPSSDPFTHQLLAWLGCSKVEVIGGYEVLALSLLRFLKEKNLIGAIRKKWGVDVANGEQEALEAMGRRLGCLGPGGEVDLERAGMSLLKAFSGGDLGRFTLEMPEESKDEVSGRRR; this is encoded by the coding sequence GTGGGGAGGACGGTGTGGTTTCCGGGCCATATGGCCAAGGGGAGGCGAGAGCTCGAGGAAATCGTCCCGCTGGTCGATCTCGTAATAGAGGTGCGTGACGCGAGGGCTCCCCTTTCCACCGCCGCTCCCTTTGCCGAGGATTTAACGGGTAAGCGCACGAGGTTGATCGTGTTGAGCCACAAAGACTTAGCGGACCCCAAGTGCACCGATCTGTGGCTTGCGCACTTCAAGCGACTCGGAGTATCGGCAGTGGCCCTGAACCTGCGCGGCAACATCGCTTCCTTGAGGGCGAGTCTGTTGCGGCATAAGCCGTCTTTCAGAGAGCTTCGCCTCGCCGTAATCGGCATACCGAATGTAGGAAAATCCACGCTCTTAAACGCGCTCGTGAGGAGAAAAAAGGCAGAAGTAGGACTTCTTCCCGGCGTGACCAGGAGGGTTTCGTGGTACAGGGGTGAAGGCTTCCTCGTCCTGGATTCGCCCGGCATCTTGGATCCCTCTTCAGATCCTTTCACTCACCAGCTCTTGGCGTGGCTCGGGTGCTCGAAGGTCGAGGTGATCGGAGGGTACGAAGTGCTTGCCCTGTCGCTGCTTCGCTTTTTAAAGGAGAAAAATTTGATCGGCGCTATTCGGAAGAAATGGGGTGTAGATGTGGCGAACGGCGAGCAAGAGGCGCTTGAAGCCATGGGTCGGCGTCTCGGTTGCCTCGGCCCCGGCGGAGAGGTCGACTTGGAGAGGGCCGGGATGTCGCTCCTCAAGGCGTTCTCTGGCGGCGATCTGGGCCGGTTCACCTTGGAAATGCCGGAAGAGTCGAAGGATGAAGTATCTGGTCGGCGTAGATGA
- a CDS encoding FxLYD domain-containing protein, protein MARAARGMLLMFLLLWGAGLASAQDSCEEKATSNLAIPELSWHYDAEEGLFSLTATLLNVSSANVKGAAVVVELYDASGNLVADGWTLSRPATLSPDEVGEINLYLRLKSYPAVVKVLPDEGRGYG, encoded by the coding sequence ATGGCGCGCGCAGCACGCGGTATGCTTTTGATGTTTTTGTTGCTCTGGGGCGCAGGGTTGGCTTCCGCTCAAGATTCTTGCGAGGAGAAAGCGACTTCTAACCTCGCGATACCCGAGCTTTCGTGGCATTACGATGCCGAAGAAGGACTCTTTTCTCTGACGGCCACGTTGCTTAATGTCTCTTCTGCGAACGTCAAAGGGGCTGCAGTGGTCGTGGAGCTCTACGACGCCTCGGGAAACCTCGTGGCAGACGGTTGGACTTTGTCGCGACCCGCGACTTTAAGTCCGGACGAGGTGGGCGAAATCAACCTTTATCTGCGGTTGAAGTCCTATCCTGCTGTAGTAAAGGTATTGCCGGATGAGGGTCGCGGCTATGGATGA